The DNA region TCGCCTCCGAGTCATTACCCGCCGACTAGTTTGAGAAAGCAACTCCGTCCGAGGTTTCTTCTAGGTTAACATCTTTTCTAATATTGCTTTGCTAGCTGAGATTGCTTATCTGGTATATCTAACGACCTAACATAAGGTGGCccctgaatttttctttcttttctccatTTGGCTCACTGTTTTGCAAAGAATTAGACCAGTAATTTGGTTTGACACTACTGCTGGAATGTACTTTCTCGTGTTTTTTTTCTGGCATTTCATTTCTTGGTACTGAAATTAGGATTGTCGAATGTCTTATGTTTCTGTTATTTGCATATATTGAGGAGGTTTTGTTCCTTCACCCTCCAGGGCATTGTCAGTGCTTGTTATCACAATCCCTACTTATTTTAGTTTCTGACTCGCAGAAGCTGATTTGGTGAAGACTGAATACATCTGATAGCGCTTCGAGAAACTCGTGCATCGTTCTTCTGGTCCACGTAAACTATGAAGCTTggtatatttttttcctccctTTCTGACATGTTTGTGTTAGTTTAGTTGGTTTCGTTTGGCATAATCAGAAGTTCGTAGATTTTCTGCTTCACTGCAGTTtgtgatttgaaaatttcattcatttgCAGATACtcttttcaaattctctcaccAAAATGAAGATGTTCACGAAGTGTCTGAAGAGAAATTTGATGGAGAAACTGAAAAGGAAAGCGAGAATATAGTTCTGCTTGATGTCAGTCAGAAAACGTTGGATTCGTCACGAACTGAGGTTGAAGATCATGACGGGTTCTGGCAAGTGTCGGAGTGTGATGGCTCGGATTCTCTAGATAGTAATACAGCAGATAGCAAAATCATGGAAGTTAAGGACTATGAGGCTTTGAATGGTCATTCTTATGAAGATCCCGGACACATCAAGGAGAAGATGGATCATCTTTCCGATAAAATCGCCAGTGAACTTGAGGTCCCTGATCTGGTCATTTGCTACAGAGAGAACTCTTACCTCGATATAAAGGACATTTGCATCGATGAGAACATGCCCTCCTGTGAGAAGATCTTGTTCGAAACAGATGTGGAAAAGGAGGATCTCCACACGTTGCTGCTTTTAGAGAAAGACAGAAGTAGCAATTTAATGACCAAAACCACAGAAGTTGGCGCTCCAATGCCAGATTATTCGAAGAGTTGTGAAGATCAGGACCACAAGAATTCGTTTAATCAGGATGGCTCGGAGGATATCCTGCAGGCATATGTAAAAGTGCAAGAAGTTGCTGAGGATGTCTTGATAGGTCAAACATTGTCTAAGGATCAAATGTCAGCCTCAGAGCTCAATCAACAAGAACTATCTGCTGGAGATTTATGCCATAAAAATACGCAAATGCCCACTGAAGTAAGCACgctcaatatatatttaaacttGTATATTATCAAAGAGATGTCGGACTAGTACTATCTATGCTGAGTGCCGGGAATAGAGTATTCCTTGTTCAGTATTGCTATATTAGTTCAACTGTGAAGAAAATCATGTTTCTTGTCCGTTTTGGCTACAGGAACCAAGCATGGAATCGATCTTGAGCGTGCCCGCCCGGACTCCTGCAGATGAAGGAAGGGCCAGTTTCTCGAATGCTGAAGAATCTCACAACAGCATTATCCCAAATCATGAAGAAGCAATCTCGACAAGTTCTGATGAATCCAATAATGCTAGCCCTGTAAGTGGTTCATCCAATTGCAGTGATCGAAAGGACTATGGGAATCAAGAGAATCAAGTTTCAAATCAGAGTATTACGAAAGTTCCTGATAGTCGGGCAGGTTCATTCCGAGATCAGTACAGTGTCGGAGAGGCGAGTTTCTCTATGGTAGGCCCCGTCTCCGGGCTTATAACTTACTCGGGCCCGATTGCTTTTTCGGGAAGCCTTTCTCTTAGGTCTGACAGCAGCACAACCAGCACCAGATCCTTTGCCTTCCCCGTgtaaggagaaaaaaaatatagtttcATCCCTATCTTTTTTCTAGTTGTCAGAGTATTAATCCGATGAATGTTTTTATATGCAGATTGCAGTCGGAGTGGCATAGTAGCCCCGTGAGAATGGCAAAAGCCGACCGGAGGCATTTTCGGAAACAGAGAGGGTGGAGGCAGGGGCTTCTCTGTTGTAGATTCTGAAATCTAATATGATTTAGATTAAAACTATTCACAGAAACCTTTCGCCATCTTAAGAAATACAGAATTCTTGGTTCATTTGTTTCTACTTTGGCTTCTGGGGGGTATAGTCAAAAGTTTAATGTCCGGCGTGTACAGTTTCTACTTCGAGTTATGGTATCGCATGCGAGGAATGAGAAATTTCTTATAGGATTCAACTTATCGGCCTCTCCATATACCCCAATTCAgactctctctgtttttttttttcggtgaatgaTCTCGGTCTATCCCAGGTACAACGCTATCGAACAGCTCCTCGGAGCTTATACTGAATATCCTTATGCAAATGATTCTAAACACATCTGAATAGTCGATATTGAGGATCTCGTTTGGAGCATCATTACGCATGGAGTTTACCTAAGTTCAGGTGCTCTTTGTGATTTCCATGCAGAAAGTACTCGCTGAAATGAGTTCATCTCCGATCGACTTTAATTACAGTGCTGTATATGGGCGGAATTTCAAATTACTTAGGAGCATATTTTGAACGATCACACGTTGTCATAGCTGTGCATTGACAGCAGAATATGGCAGTTGTTTTCGTTACCTGAATGTGCTGAAATGCATTCATTTAGTTGCAAACTAGTCACGAATATAATACAAGACAAAAGAATATCGCATGATGTGAAAACAATGCTTCCAATCAATTGGCATGTAAAATGCACAATGGGCCTATAACATGCATAGATATGAATTACATCTGAATTCTTAACGGTGATTAACTCTGTGCGCTCCGTCATATGCACTAAAAGAGCACTCCATGCTTTCGTTGGTATGGTGTTATCCATCGACTAGGTCCATGGTCTCCTCGTCCAACATCCGGGGGGACCTACCGTAAAGATAGTTACATATTTGATGTGGGACCCGAAGTATGTGCAGATAAGTTCATAGATGAGCTATTAATCATCATCTATAGCCGTCCTAGTTCATTCGACGTAAGGGAGAATCTGTTGATACTCATTCTAaatcgaaaaatatttatgagaTTTCATACGCGTATTCCTGGTAAGAGCTCAATCTGTACTGAACAGAAGATCAGGCACCGCATCACTTCTGAACTCTGATGAAACATGGGCATTATGCACGATTGATGGGTACATCTTATATTACATAAGGAAGAAAAGTTACAGTTTCATCTTGGAGCTGGCCCAATGGGCCTAAACCGTAGGTCCAAGTAGTTCTGGCCCGACCAAATTGAACTTTGTTGGGGCTGCCAATTGAGATGTTCCCGTAAACAACAAGGGGCTATTTTGAAACTAATTTAAACTATATGGTGCAATGTGAGACTAACATAATCTACAGAGAccaaaaatgttaaaaaataaaaaaatgtggaCCAAATTGTTATTAAACCCCGGACAGTGACTGAGTCGTCTCCTCACCTCTCACAGCCGGCAAGTGGACTTCTCGACTTCAGCTTACCCTCACGGCGCCATTTCAATGGCGTCATGCTCTGCCCTCCTCCTTTTCCGCAGGAACCGCTCCTTTCTCAGTCCTCTCACCTCACTCTCCTCGCACTTCTCTTCAGCTGCAGCCTTCTCTTCACCCTGCAAGCAGCCCCGCTTTACACTCCCTGAGCAGTCCCCTCCGCTGGCCAAGAAAGTCCCCTTCAAGGTCTCAGCGCATGGAAGAACATGGGAAGACCTCTACCGTTGGATGTCCAACACGAACGACCCCGACTTCGTCCAGTACCTCCAAGAGGAGAACGCGTATGCCGAAGCCTTCATGGCGGACACTGTCGATTTGCAAAATAGACTGGTGTCCGAGATGAGGAGCCGACTGCCCACCAATATTTCCACTCCCCCTGAGCGCTGGGGCCCCTGGTACTTCATTGAAGAAACTTCTGCTTTTCGTCTGATAATTATTGGGCAATCCTTAAAATCCATAAACATGATATATGTCACTGTGGGAACCTCAagagttaaattttttgtctGGTGGGAAAGTGAtgaatatcatgtgtgtagTACATAaaagttgagagcttttcagTGCTGTTGGGTTGTCCGATTCTGGGCATGCGGCATTCAACTTGTTCTTCATTTTTCTACTTTTTGGGCATTCCATAGATTCTAGCACATAACGCAGCATGTTTCCATGAGATTCTTAACGAAGTTGTCAAGCTGGCCTTGCATAGAAATTTGAATGGGACATCCATGGCATTTATATGTGTACGTTGCATGAACTGGATGCTGAAGATCTTGTGGTTATTAATAATGCCGAACAGGTTATACTACCAGTGCATACCAGAGGGGAAAGAGTTCCCAGTTTTGTATAGGAGGTTGGAGCCTGATAAAGTCGGTTGGGCGGCTTCTGTTCTCAATTACGTTAGAGGACAGACAGGGAGGGAGGAAATCCTACTTGATTGGAACGAAGTTGCTGAGCGTTATGGCAAGTTTTTTCCTGCCCTCTTTTGGCTATACACGTCGAAGAAATCGGTTCAATATTAGACGGGTTCAATATTAGACGGTTAAGGTTAATGATTTAATGTGACACATTTTTTGGCTTCATGATCGTTTATTGATATCCTCCGAGATGATTGCTCCCATATGCTACTCCAGTATAGCTTGCCTAATCCTACATGATATTGAGGTTAACAAGTCTTCTCTAGCACCTTCATCTGATGTCCATTTCTACAGAGATTAAAACCTTTCGTTTCTCTTGTAGCTGCTTCACGTTGATTCAAGTTTTGCCATCCCTGAGATATGTTGTTTGTTTGTCTACTTATTTGCAGGTTATGTACATGTTGGTACATGCCGAGTTTCACCTGACCATAGATTCCTTGCATACACGCTTGATACTACTGGAAGTGAATGGTTCAATCTCCAAGTTAAGGACCTTAGAACAGGATGCAttcttccaaatcttcaaGCTGAAGGAGTTGTTAGCCTTGCGTGGGCCCAAGATAGTCGCACTCTATTTTATACACTTGCTGACAAGAACCAAAGACCTTACAGCGTTCTTTGCGCAAACATAGGAGCAAGTAATAATTCTGATGATACCGTTGTATTCACTGAAAGTGACTCAAGGTTTTGTGTGGATATTACTGCTACGAAAGATGGCAAGTTCATAACTGTGAACTCAAATTCAAGGACTTCATCCGAGGAAGGAACTTACCTACTCTTCTCTTTctcatttaatatattttgccaagtcattatattttttgttccAAGTTGATCACATCTTTTAAAATCCGTGCAGGTTTATTTGATAGACGCAATGAACCCACTTGGACAGTTGAGAAAAATTCTTAAACGAATGTCAGATGTTCAGCTTTTTGTGGAGCATCATGATGAGTTTTTCTATGTTCTCACAAATGCCCCTTTGAGTCAAAGTGTGGAATGGAGTGGTGAAGGCTATTACTTGGCACGTTGCTTATTTGACAACATAGAGTTAGCTAAGTTTCAGGTACTTAGTGGTTCATCATCCCCCTACCCCCTCCCTCACAATATTTGGCATGCAGAAAGAAAGTATATTATGTTCCTTTTGAAATGCCACAACTACGGAATTACTATACGATTGTATTAGGACCCCTGTCTATTTTGTTGTTAGAGGTCATCTGCCTtgcaattttgttgttttccaCAAAATCTGATATCGATTTCATTCCTTCCTCATAGGATGTCGTACTTCCAGGCGAGGATATGAGCTTTCAAGACATGGATGTTTTTAGTGGTTATTTAGTGCTTTCCATCTGTAAGGAGGGTTTGCCTATGTTATGCTCCATCAGTTTGCCTTTTAATCTTGACCGCAAGGTTTGTAACCTTAGATTTAGTGTGCCCTACATTGCCAAAAATTTACTATTCTTTTTCTCCAATATGATAGACACACATATGCAGCACTTCGGGCTGCAACATTATGTCATATAGCACCTTCTACCTGAGAGGAGATGTTGCAAACGGACAATATTGTTCTTTGAGGCTTTACTCTAATTGAGTAGTCCTCCATGTGGTTACTTCAAGATGGGAAACTCAGAGAGCTTTAcagtaataataatttcaaatatatatatgtgtgtgtgtgtgtgtataaatGAAGGGAAGtgtaaatataataatgaaataattgctTATATTCTTCTATGTTTCTAACTACATGCACCcatatctaattttttttgaagacGTAATATCAGAGAAGTGCACCCATCATGTCTCTCATAAGATGTAATATTTCCATGATGAAAGCGTCATGAGTAGTCACTTGAAAGCATGTCATATACTTCTAAAGTTAACTATATCGGAGGTAATTATTTATCCTACTAATTTGCCAGTGATCCTGTTGTTTGCAGGCTCCAGTTGAACTTAAGGAGCTTAATCCATGGTTTTTTCCTATGCCGTCAAAGCTGTGCACCATCCTGCCTGGTTCAAATCATGATTTCATGAATCCAGTATATCGTGCTGTGCTTTCTTCTCCAGTGGTATTGcttttcattaaaattttctaaagatatggatATTTactacgtttttttttttattataaagtcCCTTCTTAAACTATGTTTCATTAGCATACCTTGCAAATAGTATCTTGCTTATGATATTTTGCTCGGTAAAAGTTAAATATGATTTGAAAATGgtgtttcaaattttcaactGTAGATGCCCGATGTAATCGTGGACTACGACTTGTCAAGAAGGAAGGTCTCCACAGTGCATCAAGAGGAAGTACTCTGCGCTTCTGTCCTTAGTGGATTAACCTCTTCTGATGATGCCGAAAAGCCTGTTGATCCTTTAGCTTCAAAGAAATCAAACAACACTGATATTCAAGAGGTTGAAATGCAGAGGTGGAAGAGTGTCTCGGAATCATACTGCTGTGAGAGAAAGGAAGTCATTTCCTATGATGGTGTAAGGATACCTTTAACGATCCTTTACTCTAAAGAAGCATGGAGGCAAGGTCAATCTCCTGGTCTTTTGCATGGGTATGGTGCTTATGGTGAGGTGCTAGACATAAGCTGGTGTCCAAATCGCCTCAGTTTACTTGATCGTGGTTGGCTCCTTGCATTTGCCGATGTGAGGTACGGTTCTCGAATTCTGTTTTAGGGGGAACTGTGAAGACATTTTCCAGTTTGCTGTTTGGAAATTTCCTAATATAATGAGGGAGATAGTACAAAGAAAAGGGTAATTGGACTGCACTTTACAAGAAGTATTGGACTATGATGCCCCCTGTGAGGAGCGGTCCAATGTACATTTTctgtttcttcatttttttttttttttgatgtaGACCGAATGACTGAAGAACAGTCCTTTAGAAACGAACACTTCTCcatcttttcttcattttcttttctcatatTATGTTTCAGTAATCCTATTGCAGGGGTGGTGGTGGGTCTGATTCTTCGTGGCATAAATCTGGCCGGGGCTTTGACAAAGAGAACTCGATACACGACTTTGCTGCATGTGGCAAGTACTTAGTTAAGGAGGGTCTCATTCATCAAGATCAGCTCTGTGCTATTGGATATAGTGCCGGCTGTATTCTGATGGGAGCAGCTATAAATATGTACTCCGATCTATTTCGTGCCGTCATTCTGAAGGTAAGCATTTattcccatatatatatatgtgtgtgtgttacTATTTCTTTGTGAAGATTTTATGGGCTTTCACATTTCATTGATGAAGCAACTTGAATCTATTGCTGCATAACTTTTTACCAGGTTCCGTTTCTCGATATATGCAACACATTATTAGATCCTACTCTGCCTCTTACAACATTGGACTACGAAGAGTTTGGGAATCCTCAGATGCTGCCGCAGTTCGAGACCATGATGAGGTATTCCCCCTACGACAACATCCCATCAGGTGGTTGCCATCCTTCCACACTAGTCACCGCATCATTTCTTGACTCAAGGTACTTGATCCTTCTGTGGTATTGCAGAACTGCTGTTAacgatttctttctttctaggGAACTTGTCGGTGTAGAACAGAAATTGATTTGGCCAAACTGTGTCTTCATGGATTCAACTAAGGTTTTATTGATCTGGCTGCTTTTGAAAAAATGGTTaaatatcattaaaaaatatgaattgaatgaattaattcaAGGAAAAAAGGCTGTCTTAGGCAGGAAAAAAAGGCTGAGAAAGTCGGCAAACAGTGGCTGATTAAATTGGTTTTCTTTCATGTTACATTTTGCAAGACTGGCCGGATCACCGGCGCCAATTTGACCTTTTAAACTTCATGAGAAAGTTAATCAATCGTTCTTGATCTTAGGGTTGGAGTTTGGGAAGCTGCGAAATGGGTGGCCAAAGTCAGAGATTACAGGTGTTCAAGCTGTTCTCGTTCAGTTATTTTGCGTACGGATATGGCAGCAGGGCATTTTAGTGAAGGAGGCTACTCCCAACATATCGAGGAGACTGCCTATGACTATGCTTTTCTGATGAAAGTTTTGTGCAATCACTTAGTGCTGCAGACTCAGCTAAATTTTATCGCAAATTGAGTCTCTGGATGAAAAAGTATCTCTTGACATTTTTTTCAGGATTACTTGGATGAGGTAATGAAAAGCTTGACCGGGGGCTCGATTTTACACTGAATGCAATCCTTCTGATAAATTGGCTCTAATATGCATGTTTAGTTTGCCCAGATAGATGAGCTTCTTAGCCATTCGCAGGCTCAGCTGCATAGAACTGCATCATTTTGTCAGACGATAGACGAAAAGAAATCAGTTCCACTACTAGTTTTTTGTCATCGGACGGATAGCATCACGAATTCAGGAGTTTCTTGGCCGGAGAAGTTTACTGCCCTGCTGCCCGTAAAAGGAGTAGGGAGTCCCGTATGGCCAGGATTTTCTGGTTTTATAAAGCTACCGTGGAAAGAAACTTGGGCTTTTCTTACCGTCATCATCAGAAATTGATCCCTGCTCGGATGGATTGTTCTCACGGTGAGCTCTAATGCTTAGCTTACCGCATACGGAAACCTCCTCAGTTTAGTCGTTCGCTTCTCAATGTACGATTAATGAAGCTTGGCTTGATTGGCTCAGCTGCAAAGTTTGGCTCGTACGACTCAGTGCCGAATCTTAATCAGTTCTGCTTGAGCACTTCAATGTGGTGTCTATGAGGACACCAAGCTCGAATTTAGCAGCTGAATTTATGAGGGATCGCTGCACCCATCCCGACGATTCGGTAATCAAGAATATACAAGATCCAATGTAACAGCATCAAACGTATCATTAAACTTCATAaccataaaataataataataataataataataaaaaattgtggCTCTTATTTGCTGATGGCATTTTCATtcctaaataaataaaatagctGAGTCGTTAGACAATAATTTTCACAATATTGTCAATTAATACACCTTTTCAAGAACTTAAATGTTGAAAAGCTTGACCCATTTTATACACGAATTAAACTTTCATCACAATGCTATTTAGAGAGGAGAAATTTGTAGCGATTAATTAGGGTGTCACGTTTTAGCTAGGCGGATGACTCTAGGTGAGGTTTCACATTTTTAGATAAAAATTAACCcttaaatgatatatatatatatatatatatatatatatatataatgcaattATTGTCAAATAGCAAGTTatcttataaaataataagatttagcatttttttgaatattcCTAAACACACTTCTTGTACCAATATATAAACCAATAAGAAATCAATCAATtacgaaataaaaaataatcgaATAATTATCATATCAGTTAGAATGATCTCAAGTCACAACTGTTAACCCCGATTCACACACATTTGTAGAAGGAGGAGCTGTCATTTTTCCCATCTAAGCATAATTAAGTTTATCGGCATTTAAAAGGCGTTCTTCAatatatttgacaatttatgctTCACGTGGGAATTTTGCTTTGCATTGTAAGTGTTCGAGACCGATTAGAACTCCGTGGCAGGCCGAACTTTGAGCGTCGGAATATGGTTGTCTTGTTAAATACCAGATTGATACCAAAATctagaaaagaaaggaaaacgtTGGATTATTGTTCGAATTAATCACACATCTATAAAAGGAAACGTTGGATTATGGTTTGTCTTGttacttaaaaaattaattcaaacgGGGGTGTGTGTGCATGCGAGCATTAAGTCCTTTAAtttcaaagaaaattataaattcccATAGCTCTCACCTTAATCGATATATGATTTAATTGACATGCAAGTCTCCTTCCTTTGTTCCTTCCCACGCACGTCCTCTCCATAAAATGGCGCCAATCCTCCACCAGTTCATCTCACTCCCACCGTCCACTCACCGGAAAACCCTGCCGCAGAAACCCGAACAGTAGGGAGTCCGGGAACCCCCAGCTCGAAGTGGACAAATATGGACAAGGGAACGTACGACGCAAACTACAAGAAGCTGGTTGGTGGTGGCTTTGAAGGGGCGGATGCAGTGGAGAAGGAGAAGCCGTATGTTGGGAAGATCAAGCCGAATAAGTATTACGTGGTGATGAAGGGCGAGAAGCTGAAGAACCTGATTGTTGGTGGCATA from Punica granatum isolate Tunisia-2019 chromosome 3, ASM765513v2, whole genome shotgun sequence includes:
- the LOC116200181 gene encoding uncharacterized protein LOC116200181, coding for MKLDTLFKFSHQNEDVHEVSEEKFDGETEKESENIVLLDVSQKTLDSSRTEVEDHDGFWQVSECDGSDSLDSNTADSKIMEVKDYEALNGHSYEDPGHIKEKMDHLSDKIASELEVPDLVICYRENSYLDIKDICIDENMPSCEKILFETDVEKEDLHTLLLLEKDRSSNLMTKTTEVGAPMPDYSKSCEDQDHKNSFNQDGSEDILQAYVKVQEVAEDVLIGQTLSKDQMSASELNQQELSAGDLCHKNTQMPTEEPSMESILSVPARTPADEGRASFSNAEESHNSIIPNHEEAISTSSDESNNASPVSGSSNCSDRKDYGNQENQVSNQSITKVPDSRAGSFRDQYSVGEASFSMVGPVSGLITYSGPIAFSGSLSLRSDSSTTSTRSFAFPVLQSEWHSSPVRMAKADRRHFRKQRGWRQGLLCCRF
- the LOC116201144 gene encoding uncharacterized protein LOC116201144, coding for MASCSALLLFRRNRSFLSPLTSLSSHFSSAAAFSSPCKQPRFTLPEQSPPLAKKVPFKVSAHGRTWEDLYRWMSNTNDPDFVQYLQEENAYAEAFMADTVDLQNRLVSEMRSRLPTNISTPPERWGPWLYYQCIPEGKEFPVLYRRLEPDKVGWAASVLNYVRGQTGREEILLDWNEVAERYGYVHVGTCRVSPDHRFLAYTLDTTGSEWFNLQVKDLRTGCILPNLQAEGVVSLAWAQDSRTLFYTLADKNQRPYSVLCANIGASNNSDDTVVFTESDSRFCVDITATKDGKFITVNSNSRTSSEVYLIDAMNPLGQLRKILKRMSDVQLFVEHHDEFFYVLTNAPLSQSVEWSGEGYYLARCLFDNIELAKFQDVVLPGEDMSFQDMDVFSGYLVLSICKEGLPMLCSISLPFNLDRKAPVELKELNPWFFPMPSKLCTILPGSNHDFMNPVYRAVLSSPVMPDVIVDYDLSRRKVSTVHQEEVLCASVLSGLTSSDDAEKPVDPLASKKSNNTDIQEVEMQRWKSVSESYCCERKEVISYDGVRIPLTILYSKEAWRQGQSPGLLHGYGAYGEVLDISWCPNRLSLLDRGWLLAFADVRGGGGSDSSWHKSGRGFDKENSIHDFAACGKYLVKEGLIHQDQLCAIGYSAGCILMGAAINMYSDLFRAVILKVPFLDICNTLLDPTLPLTTLDYEEFGNPQMLPQFETMMRYSPYDNIPSGGCHPSTLVTASFLDSRVGVWEAAKWVAKVRDYRCSSCSRSVILRTDMAAGHFSEGGYSQHIEETAYDYAFLMKVLCNHLVLQTQLNFIAN